A genomic window from Plasmodium reichenowi strain SY57 chromosome 6, whole genome shotgun sequence includes:
- a CDS encoding hypothetical protein (conserved Plasmodium protein, unknown function~transcript variant 2; alternatively spliced) has protein sequence MKYSAFRSSLRFATKFCQNNNYKLYMNSVPQFSTFVYGKNIKTNPLTSRLDDLLKKNSNLISIISLNGLDDLITQSSKIESVSIADWLLNLIEEYQCMIKLHHSWFSIRSIGLSKERKNREYNYMMLGHCYY, from the exons atgaaatattcAGCTTTTAGAAGTTCTTTAAG GTTTGCTACTAAGTTTTGTCAGAATAATAACTACAAGTTATATATGAATAGCGTGCCTCAGTTCTCAACCTTTGTATATGgaaagaatataaaaac aaATCCTTTAACAAGCAGATTAGATGatttgttaaaaaaaaatagcAACTTGATAAGTATTATAAGTTTAAATGGATTAGATGATTTAATTACACAATCATCAAAAATTG aATCTGTTTCCATAGCTGACTGGCTATTAAATCTTATTGAAGAATATCAATGTATGATAAAATTACACCA CAGTTGGTTTTCCATTAGGAGCATTGGATTGTCAaaggaaagaaaaaatagaGAATACAATTATATGATGTTGGGACATTGTTACTATTAA
- a CDS encoding 6-cysteine protein has protein sequence MIKLGKKYCLGISFVLYILLSVCEGFKSLTCDFNDVYKLEFHPNQQTNVTKLCNLTPNVLEKVTIKCGSDKLNYNLYPPTCFEEVYTLRNMMHLKKINEFVIGSSMLMRRSLTPNKINEVSFRIPPNIMPEKPIYCFCENKKTITINGSNGNSSSTKEIINRGIVEIIIPSLNEKVKGCDFTTSESTIFSNGYNINDISNKSSNNQQDIVCTVKARANDLIGFKCPSNYSVEPHDCFVSAFNLSGKNENLENKLKLTNIIMDHYNNTFYSRLPSLISDNSKFFCVCSKDNEKKLVFTVETSISSSNTKLASRDNTYKDYISNSSFLTFSSYYALITFIITSFLSFIL, from the coding sequence aTGATAAAATTAGGTAAGAAGTATTGTTTAGGGATATCctttgtattatatattttgttgtCTGTTTGTGAAGGGTTTAAAAGTTTAACATGTGACTTTAACgatgtatataaattagAATTTCACCCTAATCAACAAACAAATGTTACTAAATTATGTAATTTAACTCCTAATGTATTAGAAAAAGTAACAATAAAATGTGGTTCagataaattaaattataatttatatccTCCAACTTGTTTTGAAGAGGTATATACTCTTAGGAATATGATgcatttaaaaaaaataaatgagTTTGTAATCGGATCATCAATGCTTATGAGACGTAGTTTAACACCAAATAAAATTAACGAAGTTTCTTTCAGAATTCCACCTAATATTATGCCTGAAAAACctatatattgtttttgtgaaaataaaaaaacaataacTATTAATGGTTCAAATGGAAATTCTTCAAGTACCaaggaaataataaatagaGGAATAGTTGAAATTATTATACCTtcattaaatgaaaaagtTAAAGGATGTGATTTTACAACAAGCGAATCTACAATTTTCTCAAACggatataatattaatgatatatCTAATAAATCATCAAATAATCAACAAGATATTGTATGTACTGTTAAGGCACGTGCTAATGATTTAATCGGATTTAAATGCCCAAGCAATTATTCTGTTGAACCACATGATTGTTTTGTTAGTGCATTCAATTTAAGTGGGAAAAATGAAAACCTAGAAAATAAACTTAaattaacaaatataattatggatcattataataatactttCTATTCAAGATTACCAAGTTTAATTTCTGATAATTCGAAATTCTTTTGTGTATGTTCAaaagataatgaaaaaaaattagtCTTTACCGTAGAAACAAGCATTTCATCAAGTAATACTAAACTTGCTTCAAGAGACAATACATACAAAGATTATATATCCAACTCATCTTTCTTAACCTTTTCATCATATTATGCCCTCATCACTTTTATTATCACATCATTCTTATCATTCATcttataa
- a CDS encoding 6-cysteine protein produces the protein MHIVSFLIFFFALFFPISICYKINGVCDFSSEGLSLLPEEKLDFSASRNVDKLSDENNVRHCVHFSKGFEYLRFICPMRKDNYEGIEIRPVECFEFVRIEGREQKLGEILKGSLYEKSINDNIMTRDVFIPPTIYEDMFFECTCDNSLTFKNNMIGIKGIMKIHLKKNILYGCDFDHDEKLMKNKTAFTNFYDKQKILSLIDNNNNNNDDDDDDNNNNNNNNITCNVTIKQSQVYLGIICPDGYILYPNDCFKNVIYDNNIIIPLKKIIPHDILYHQDKNKRITFASFTLNINENPPRFTCYCIKDQTNINNPLIVNFHFSNQETSYATKNTNLFFYFILIFPFLYFILFL, from the coding sequence ATGCATATAGTCAGctttcttatttttttctttgcATTATTTTTTCCGATTTCTATCtgttataaaataaatggGGTATGTGATTTTTCGAGCGAAGGTCTAAGTTTGTTGCCAGAAGAAAAGTTAGATTTTTCTGCATCAAGGAATGTAGATAAATTATCTGATGAAAACAATGTAAGACATTGTGTACATTTTAGTAAGGGTTTTGAATATTTACGTTTTATATGTCCAATGAGAAAAGATAATTATGAAGGAATTGAAATTCGTCCTGTTGAATGTTTTGAATTTGTTCGTATTGAAGGAAGAGAACAAAAATTAGGTGAGATATTAAAAGGTAgtttatatgaaaaaagtataaatgataatataatgaCGAGAGATGTTTTTATTCCTCCAACTATTTATGAAGATATGTTTTTTGAATGTACATGTGATAATAGTTTAAcctttaaaaataatatgattgGTATAAAAGGTATAATGAAAATccatttaaaaaaaaatattttatatggaTGTGATTTTGATCatgatgaaaaattaatgaaaaataaaacagcatttacaaatttttatgataaacaaaaaattttatcattaatagataataataataataataatgatgatgatgatgatgataataataataataataataataatattacttGTAATGTTACTATTAAACAATCACAAGTTTATTTAGGAATTATATGCCCAGAtggatatattttatatccAAATGattgttttaaaaatgttatatatgataataatattattataccattaaaaaaaattataccacatgatattttatatcatcaagacaaaaacaaaagaatTACTTTTGCTTCATTTactttaaatataaatgaaaatcCACCAAGATTTACATGTTATTGTATTAAAGATCaaacaaatattaataatcCACTTATTGTAAACTTCCATTTTTCAAATCAAGAAACATCATATGCAACAAAAAATACAAATCtgttcttttattttattcttatctttccttttctttattttattttgtttttataa
- a CDS encoding nucleolar GTP-binding protein 1, putative yields MKESNLYRFKDIKPVVSAKELVDVVLSKTQRKTPTEIHKGFKITRIRNFYMRKVKICQELFREKLQNIINDFPKLDDIHPFYSDLVNILYDRDHYKLSLGQCSYVNKSLIRICHDYIKLLKFSSSLYKCKMLKISALGRMCKLVKKLQPSLLYLEEVRQNLSRLPSINPHKKTIILSGAPNVGKSSFMNIVSRANVDVQSYSFTTKNLYVGHFDHKLTKYQIIDTPGLLDRAFENRNTIEMTTITALAHINGVILFIIDISEECGLTIKEQINLFYSIKSVFSNKSIVIGFNKIDKCNMDSLSIDNKLLIKQILDNVKNPIKFSSFSTLTGVGVEQAKITACDLLKSDQAESILLDQEQLLNTKLDETKKHLNRTPFIPESVIRERILRQEKTQSTNNMFDSTNGDNSITSPCDQTNATEGDPNKQYTMRELKLKKKNKSRQSYLSNRTDDKVLQIDLQNENGGAGVYSVDIRNKYDIKEEYKYDVIPEIYNGKNISDFIDMDIEKKLLELEKEEEELYDKDANIDPLWFKTQKILEKMKLRLKSVRLDAKLKDQNVQIYNKRKKNIEEIEKKLLDLKLDKEKVIKSMTEKARNKNKQPIVKKQKVKKDISKKKQIKDNIYNDENKLSKIFLSTSTELQRKKAYKLNKMAYKKITKGTKGEADRSIPSLKPRHLFSGKRSIGKTSRR; encoded by the coding sequence ATGAAAGAAAGCAATCTCTATCGCTTCAAAGATATAAAGCCTGTAGTTAGTGCTAAAGAACTTGTGGATGTGGTATTATCAAAAACACAAAGGAAAACACCCACCGAAATTCATAAAGGATTTAAGATAACAAGGATTAggaatttttatatgagGAAGGTTAAAATATGTCAAGAATTATTTCGAgaaaaattacaaaatataataaatgatttCCCTAAATTAGATGATATCCATCCGTTTTATTCAGATttagtaaatatattatatgacAGAGATCATTATAAGTTATCATTAGGACAATGTAGTTATGTTAATAAATCATTAATAAGGATATGCcatgattatataaaacttttaaaatttagttcgtctttatataaatgtaaaatgttaaaaataaGTGCACTAGGTAGAATGTGCAAATTAGTCAAGAAATTACAACCTagtttattatatttagaAGAGGTTCGACAAAATCTATCAAGATTACCTTCTATTAATCCtcataaaaaaacaattatattatcaGGAGCACCAAATGTAGGTAAATCATCTTTTATGAATATTGTATCAAGAGCCAATGTAGATGTTCAATCCTATTCTTTTACtacaaaaaatttatatgtagGACATTTTGATCATAAATTAACCAAATATCAAATTATAGATACACCAGGATTATTAGATAGAGCCTTCGAAAACAGAAACACTATTGAGATGACTACTATTACAGCACTTGCTCATATTAACGGAgttatactttttattatagATATAAGTGAAGAATGTGGATTAACCATAAAAGAACAAATTAACTTATTCTATTCTATTAAATCAGTCTTCTCCAATAAATCTATTGTTATCggatttaataaaattgaCAAATGCAATATGGACAGTTTATCTattgataataaattattaataaaacaaattcTTGATAATGTCAAAAATCCTATTAAATTCTCTTCATTTAGTACGCTTACAGGAGTTGGAGTAGAACAAGCCAAAATAACTGCATGTGATTTGCTAAAAAGTGATCAAGCTGAATCTATCCTATTGGACCAAGAACAATTGCTAAACACCAAATTGGATGAAACAAAAAAACACCTGAACAGAACCCCATTTATACCTGAATCGGTCATACGAGAAAGGATATTACGCCAAGAAAAAACGCAATCCACAAACAACATGTTCGATTCAACAAATGGAGATAATAGTATTACTTCCCCATGTGATCAAACGAACGCCACGGAGGGCGATCCCAATAAACAATATACCATGAGagaattaaaattaaaaaagaaaaataaaagcCGACAAAGTTATTTAAGTAACAGAACAGATGATAAAGTATTACAAATTGATCttcaaaatgaaaatggAGGAGCAGGTGTGTACTCTGTAGATattagaaataaatatgatattaaagaagaatataaatatgatgtAATACCAGAAATATATAACggaaaaaatattagtGATTTTATAGATATggatatagaaaaaaaattattagaattagaaaaagaagaagaagaattatatgataagGATGCTAATATCGATCCTTTATGGTTTAAGACACAAAAAATTCtagaaaaaatgaaattaagATTAAAGAGTGTTAGATTAGATgcaaaattaaaagatcAAAATgttcaaatatataataagagaaaaaaaaatattgaagaaatagaaaagaaattaCTAGACTTGAAATtagataaagaaaaagttATTAAGAGTATGACTGAAAAAGCTagaaacaaaaataaacaaCCAATAgttaaaaaacaaaaagttaaaaaagatatatcgaagaaaaaacaaattaaagataatatatataatgatgaaaataaattatccaaaatatttttaagtACATCAACAGAATTACAAAGAAAGAAAGcttataaattaaataaaatggcttataaaaaaattacgAAAGGTACCAAAGGAGAGGCTGACAGATCAATACCGTCCTTAAAGCCACGTCACTTATTTTCAGGAAAGCGTTCCATAGGAAAAACATCCCGTcgttaa
- a CDS encoding hypothetical protein (conserved Plasmodium protein, unknown function): MKFLFRYLYYILVYIYFVSAQSGVVYDENQKSVQFHITLWIVITFIVAFLLGTYATYRISHTEDSLLYSKINASSNTK, from the exons atgaagTTCCTTTTCCgttatctttattatatattagtctatatatattttgtttctGCTCAG TCAGGTGTAGTATATGATGAAAATCAAAAAAGTGTTCAGTTTCATATCACCTTATG GATTGTAATAACCTTTATAGTAGCATTCCTTTTAGGAACCTATGCAACGTACCGAATTTCACAT ACAGAGgattcattattatattcaaaaaTTAACGCATCCAGTAATACTAAATGA
- a CDS encoding PP-loop family protein, putative: MLCEKCNEKNVCMMRPSNKEKLCKECFIESFEEDVHDTILKKRMFEDNDKICIAVSGGKDSSVLAHVLVNLKKKYNYKWELFLLAIDEGIKGYRDDSLKVVYKLEKLYNLPLKILKFENLFSYTMDDVVKFIGKKNNCTVCGVFRRQSFEKGALLFNATKLVTGHNADDLAETILMNMCRGDIDKLAKNVNDLSNADHMNKKYNCTGDSQNGIKNLENVQNGPEQVRQKKYKNYENIDNNDNNDYNDNNDYNDNNDNYDDIILNDIMSERLNEKCSCINNNLNNDGGKKNKEMQKCEQYYEEKYNNDDNNNNDVNNNNNDNNNNNDNNNNNNSNNSNNNNNNSNNSNNNSNNNNNNSFFLPRLKPLMWCYEKEIVLYAFHLKLDYFSTECTYSPNSFRGNLRCFIKDIELINAQFILNIIHSAEFFYVNSINQKTLNVCIKCGAYTSNKICKACLIIDGLNNYTDNSFLYSNKKKTKKKISIHFDNKKVEG; this comes from the coding sequence atgcTGTGCGAGAAATGTAACGAAAAAAATGTTTGTATGATGAGACCATctaataaagaaaaattatgCAAAGAATGTTTTATAGAAAGCTTTGAAGAAGATGTTCATGATACaattttaaagaaaagaatgtttgaagataatgataaaatttGCATAGCCGTTTCAGGCGGAAAAGATTCAAGTGTACTTGCTCATGTACTTgttaatttaaaaaaaaaatataattacaaatgggaattatttttacttgCCATTGATGAAGGGATTAAAGGTTATCGTGACGATTCTTTAAAAGTTGTTTATaaattagaaaaattatataatttaccattaaaaatattgaaattTGAAAATCTTTTTTCGTATACAATGGATGATGTTGTAAAATTTataggaaaaaaaaataattgtaCAGTCTGTGGAGTCTTCAGAAGACAATCATTCGAAAAAGGAGccttattatttaatgCAACAAAACTTGTTACAGGACATAATGCTGATGATTTGGCGGAAACGATTTTAATGAACATGTGCAGAGGTGATATTGACAAGCTAGCGAAAAATGTAAATGATCTGAGTAATGCAGATcatatgaacaaaaaatataattgtaCAGGTGATAGCCAAAAtggaataaaaaatttagaaAATGTACAAAATGGACCTGAACAAGTAAGgcaaaaaaaatataaaaattatgagaatattgataataatgataataatgattataatgataataatgattataatgataataatgataattatgatgatattatattaaatgatattatGAGTGAGAGGTTAAATGAAAAGTGTAgttgtataaataataatttgaatAATGATGGGGGAAAGAAAAATAAGGAAATGCAGAAATGTGAACAATATTACgaggaaaaatataataatgatgataataataataatgatgttaataataataataatgataataataataataatgataataataataataataatagtaataatagtaataataataataataatagtaataatagtaataataatagtaataataataataataattctttttttttaccaAGATTAAAGCCTTTAATGTGGTGttatgaaaaagaaattgttttatatgcctttcatttaaaattaGATTATTTCAGTACAGAATGTACTTATTCTCCGAATTCATTTCGTGGGAACTTGAGATGTTTTATCAAAGACATTGAATTGATTAATGCACAGTTTATTTTAAACATTATTCATTCAGctgaatttttttatgttaattcgataaatcaaaaaacgttaaatgtatgtataaaatgTGGTGCGTATACTTCGAATAAGATATGTAAAGCTTGTTTAATAATTGATggtttaaataattatacggataattcttttctatactctaataaaaaaaaaaccaagaaaaaaatatctatACATTTTGATAATAAGAAAGTTGAAGGATAA
- a CDS encoding hypothetical protein (conserved Plasmodium protein, unknown function) → MNILISLGNDIINSFIGQQKKGDISRMFLEYFKKKNYFDEWIKISYINSYISEQNNIILIQPITSIFDINGIRIKNILNYMNYNNVIKKNVCIIIPDIYRPIGKYKIKTYVKIHEKLGSDFYNILHANIINHLKDYNYMNLCFGIHNNIQNKDIPTNKSIQTYFKENINEQENKIIHKSFQLANEHLHKLILNTNIITTNFIHHKQKYPAMEPRKNFKKDTSKRRYILDVYKHMYK, encoded by the coding sequence atGAATATACTAATAAGCCTTGGTAACgatataataaatagtTTTATAGGACAACAAAAGAAAGGAGATATAAGTAGAATGTTTTTAGagtattttaaaaaaaaaaattattttgatgAATGGATTAAAATAAGTTAtattaattcatatataagtgaacaaaataatattatattaatacaacCAATTACCTCTATTTTTGATATAAATGGTATAAgaataaagaatatattaaattatatgaattataataatgttataaaaaaaaatgtatgtataataattcctgatatatatagacctataggaaaatataaaataaaaacatatgtCAAAATTCATGAAAAGTTAGGTAGcgatttttataatattttacatgcaaatataataaatcatttaaaagattataattatatgaacTTATGTTTTGgtattcataataatatacaaaataaagatatacCTACAAATAAATCTATTCAAACTTATTttaaggaaaatataaatgaacaagaaaataaaattatacataaatcATTTCAATTAGCTAATGAACATTTACATAAACTTATTcttaatacaaatattattacgACCAATTTTATCCATCACAAACAAAAATACCCAGCAATGGAACCTCGAAAAAATTTCAAAAAGGATACATCGAAGAGGAGATACATACTTGATGTGTATAAGCATATGTACAAATGA
- a CDS encoding hypothetical protein (conserved Plasmodium protein, unknown function~transcript variant 3; alternatively spliced) — MKYSAFRSSLRFATKFCQNNNYKLYMNSVPQFSTFVYGKNIKTNPLTSRLDDLLKKNSNLISIISLNGLDDLITQSSKIESVSIADWLLNLIEEYQSVGFPLGALDCQRKEKIENTII, encoded by the exons atgaaatattcAGCTTTTAGAAGTTCTTTAAG GTTTGCTACTAAGTTTTGTCAGAATAATAACTACAAGTTATATATGAATAGCGTGCCTCAGTTCTCAACCTTTGTATATGgaaagaatataaaaac aaATCCTTTAACAAGCAGATTAGATGatttgttaaaaaaaaatagcAACTTGATAAGTATTATAAGTTTAAATGGATTAGATGATTTAATTACACAATCATCAAAAATTG aATCTGTTTCCATAGCTGACTGGCTATTAAATCTTATTGAAGAATATCAAT CAGTTGGTTTTCCATTAGGAGCATTGGATTGTCAaaggaaagaaaaaatagaGAATACAATTATATGA
- a CDS encoding hypothetical protein (conserved Plasmodium protein, unknown function): protein MGQRNEGENIIENIYESSLKKVGERIEKGKLILRAEKENEINFKDMEGYIKNHMNEMTKLVKDAKFIKSSTSYNLKNCYNSFVKCEELLEQLSTNNINTKIDDIFSNIIIEINNKCKPVVL, encoded by the coding sequence aTGGGACAAAGAAATGAAGGGGAGAACATCATTGAGAATATTTATGAATCATCTTTGAAGAAAGTAGGAGAAAGAATAGAGAAAGgaaaattaatattaagagcagaaaaagaaaatgaaataaattttaaagatatggaaggatatataaaaaatcataTGAATGAAATGACAAAACTTGTAAAGGATgcaaaatttataaaatctTCAACTAGTTataatttgaaaaattGTTATAATTCATTTGTTAAATGTGAGGAATTGTTAGAGCAACTAtcaacaaataatataaacacaaaaattgatgatatttttagtaatataattatagaaataaataataaatgtaagCCAGttgtattataa
- a CDS encoding hypothetical protein (conserved Plasmodium protein, unknown function~transcript variant 1; alternatively spliced), whose product MKYSAFRSSLRFATKFCQNNNYKLYMNSVPQFSTFVYGKNIKTNPLTSRLDDLLKKNSNLISIISLNGLDDLITQSSKIESVSIADWLLNLIEEYQLMLSCVNMTTIRSWFSIRSIGLSKERKNREYNYMMLGHCYY is encoded by the exons atgaaatattcAGCTTTTAGAAGTTCTTTAAG GTTTGCTACTAAGTTTTGTCAGAATAATAACTACAAGTTATATATGAATAGCGTGCCTCAGTTCTCAACCTTTGTATATGgaaagaatataaaaac aaATCCTTTAACAAGCAGATTAGATGatttgttaaaaaaaaatagcAACTTGATAAGTATTATAAGTTTAAATGGATTAGATGATTTAATTACACAATCATCAAAAATTG aATCTGTTTCCATAGCTGACTGGCTATTAAATCTTATTGAAGAATATCAAT TAATGCTATCATGCGTAAATATGACTACAATACG CAGTTGGTTTTCCATTAGGAGCATTGGATTGTCAaaggaaagaaaaaatagaGAATACAATTATATGATGTTGGGACATTGTTACTATTAA